In Cheilinus undulatus linkage group 16, ASM1832078v1, whole genome shotgun sequence, one DNA window encodes the following:
- the LOC121523811 gene encoding gastrula zinc finger protein XlCGF57.1-like — protein sequence MNREITESPHLKEEPEELHISQEGEQHHWPENADMIKLTFVPVPVKIEEDEEKPQSSLINQRQSEQMETGADGEDCGGPGQDRHFDSERDLQPESKVESEDSSEAETDDSADWKETFRHQSALNSVKNIKNKRRRTAKTSHCCSECGKIFNQAGHLRAHIRIHTGEKPFGCSGCDKRFSSQGHLTRHMKIHLGEKPFCCSECGKKFSSQASLTSHMRIHTGEKTFECSECGQRFFHQESLTKHMRIHLGEKNFSCSVCGKRFYEQHQVTYHMRTHNGEKPFSCFECGKSFSFVGNLNKHRRIHTGEKPFSCCECGKRFNQNGSLNRHMVLHTSQKVISSTECSKELNLNDQVKNEQRTHTAEKHFSCSECGKFFSKKYYLTKHKRIHAGEKPFACSDCGERFSLTCTLNKHRRVHTGEKPYHCYDCGQRFSHESTLTRHRRIHSGEKPFDCSECGQRFTQRVTLTRHMLIHTRQKPLQIKCNEYLASEPN from the coding sequence ATGAACAGGGAGATTACTGAGTCTCCACACCTCAAAGAGGAACCAGAAGAACTGCATATTAGTCAGGAGGGAGAGCAGCATCACTGGCCAGAGAATGCTGACATGATCAAGTTGACTTTTGTTCCTGTCCCTGTGAAGATtgaagaggatgaggagaaaCCTCAGTCCTCACTGATTAATCAGCGACAGTCTGAACAGATGgaaacaggagctgatggagaggactgtgggGGACCAGGACAAGACAGGCACTTTGATTCAGAGAGAGATTTACAGCCAGAGAGCAAAGTCGAGAGTGAGGACTCCTCTGAggctgagactgatgacagtgctgaCTGGAAAGAGACATTTAGGCATCAGTCAGCTTTAAATTCtgtgaaaaacataaaaaataagagAAGGAGGACTGCTAAGACATCACATTGCTgttctgagtgtggtaaaataTTTAACCAGGCAGGTCATCTTAGAGCACATAtaagaattcacacaggagagaaaccctttggCTGCTCAGGGTGTGATAAAAGATTTTCCTCTCAAGGACATTTGACCAGACACATGAAAATACACttaggagagaaacccttttgctgctctgagtgtggtaaaaaattTTCCAGTCAAGCAAGTTTGACCAGTCACATGAGGATTCACACCGGAGAGAAAACCTTTGAGTGCTCCGAGTGTGGTCAAAGATTTTTCCATCAAGAAAGTTTGACCAAACACATGAGAATACACTTAGGAGAGAAAAACTTTtcctgctctgtgtgtggtaaaagattttaCGAACAGCATCAAGTAACATATCATATGAGAACTCACAatggagagaaacccttcagctgctttgagtgtggtaaaagtttTAGCTTTGTAGGTAATTTGAACAAACACAGGCggattcacacaggagagaaacccttcagctgctgtgaatgtggtaaaagatttaaccAAAATGGATCGCTGAACAGACACATGGTGCTTCACACCAGTCAGAAAGTCATCAGCTCCACTGAGTGCAGTAAGGAATTAAACCTGAACGATCAAGTCAAGAATGAGCAGAGAACCCACACTGCAGAGAAAcacttcagctgctctgagtgtggtaaatttttttctaaaaaatattatttgacCAAACACAAGAGAATTCAtgcaggagagaaaccctttgcCTGCTCAGACTGTGGTGAAAGATTTAGCCTTACATGTACTTTAAATAAACACAGGAGAGTAcatacaggagagaaaccctatCACTGCTATGATTGTGGTCAGAGATTTAGCCATGAAAGTACTTTGACCAGACACAGGAGAATTCattcaggagagaaaccctttgactgctctgagtgtggtcaAAGATTTACCCAAAGAGTAACTCTGACAAGACATATGCTGATTCACACTAGACAGAAACCCCTTCAGATCAAGTGCAATGAGTATCTGGCCTCAGAACCAAACTGA
- the LOC121523825 gene encoding zinc finger protein OZF-like, which translates to MEQLSVSKEEDSPGQESSSHLGQVNTESPHLKEEPEEVQISQQYQWPENAEMIKVPVKIEEDEEKPQSSQIHQRESEQMETGADEEDFWGPGAARYFDPERDSQPETDVKSEDSSEAETDDSAEWKEISRHQSSLISVENIKDKRTRTDRTGPLCPEGGEIFNQAGHLREHMRNHTGEKPFGCSECGEIFCQHQVTYQDRHPPGEKPFNCFECGKRFSCASNLTKHKRIHTGAKPFSCFECGKRFSCVGNLTKHRRIHTGEKPFSCFECGQRFNQNGNLTRHMLVHTSQEVISSTECSHEFNLKDQVAKHQRTHTAEKPFSCSECSKKFSQKCYLTKHKRTHTEKKPFHCFDCGQRFRLKTTLTNHVRIHTGEKPFHCYECGKEFSLKSTLTKHRIIHSGEKPFDCSECGQRFTQRVSLTRHMLIHTRQKPFRCFECGKRFNQQSSLTRHSLLHTRQERETL; encoded by the coding sequence ATGGAACAGCTTTCAGTAAGTAAAGAAGAGGATTCCCCTGGACAGGAGAGTAGCTCCCATCTGGGTCAGGTGAATACCGAGTCTCCACACCTTAAAGAGGAACCAGAGGAAGTACAGATTAGTCAGCAGTATCAGTGGCCAGAGAATGCTGAAATGATCAAGGTCCCTGTGAAGATcgaagaggatgaggagaaaCCTCAGTCCTCACAGATTCATCAGAGAGAGTCTGAACAGATGGAAACAGGAGCTGATGAAGAGGACTTTTGGGGACCAGGAGCAGCCAGGTACTTTGATCCAGAGAGAGATTCACAGCCAGAGACCGACGTCAAGAGTGAGGACTCCTCTGAggctgagactgatgacagtgctgaGTGGAAAGAGATTTCTAGACATCAGTCTAGTTTGATCTCAGTCGAAAACATAAAAGATAAGAGAACAAGGACTGACAGGACAGGCCCTCTCTGCCCAGAAGGTGGTGAAATATTTAACCAGGCAGGTCATCTTAGAGAGCATATGAGAAatcacactggagagaaaccatttgGGTGCTCTGAGTGTGGTGAAATATTTTGCCAACATCAAGTTACATATCAGGACAGACATCCtccaggagagaaacccttcaacTGCTTTgaatgtggtaaaagatttagcTGTGCGAGTAATTTGACCAAACACAAGAGAATTCATACCGGAGCAAAACCCTTTAGTTGCtttgagtgtggtaaaagatttagcTGTGTAGGTAATTTGACTAAACACAGGAGAATTCATACAGGAGAAAAACCATTCAGCTGCTTTGAATGTGGTCAGAGATTTAACCAAAATGGAAATCTGACCAGACACATGTTAGTTCACACCAGTCAGGAAGTCATCAGCTCCACTGAGTGCAGTCATGAATTTAACCTGAAAGATCAAGTGGCCAAACATCAGAGAACTCACACTgcagagaaacccttcagctgctctgagtgcaGCAAAAAATTTTCCCAAAAATGTTATTTGACCAAACACAAGAGAACTCATACAGAAAAGAAACCCTTTCACTGCTTTGACTGTGGTCAAAGATTTAGGCTTAAGACTACTTTGACTAACCACGTTAGAATAcatacaggagagaaaccctttcaCTGCTATGAGTGTGGCAAAGAATTTAGCCTTAAAAGTACTTTGACCAAACACAGGATAATTCattcaggagagaaaccctttgactgctctgagtgtggtcaAAGATTTACTCAAAGAGTGTCTCTGACAAGACATATGCTGATTCACACTAGACAGAAACCCTTTAGATGCTTTGAGTGTGGCAAAAGATTTAACCAACAAAGTTCTCTGACCAGACATTCATTACTTCACACTCGGCAGGAGAGAGAAACACTTTAA